From a region of the Erinaceus europaeus chromosome 14, mEriEur2.1, whole genome shotgun sequence genome:
- the COL8A1 gene encoding collagen alpha-1(VIII) chain, producing MARPPAPLPLLGVLLAISLGSVRLTQAGAYYGIKPLPPPVPPQIPPQVPQYQPLGQQVPHMPLGADGLSMGKELPHMAYGKEYPHLPQYMKEIQPVPRMGKDVAPKRGKEIPMASLRGEPGPRGEPGPRGPPGPPGLPGHGIPGVKGKPGPQGYPGIGKPGMPGMPGKPGAMGMPGAKGEIGPKGETGLMGIPGPQGPPGPHGLPGIGKPGGPGMPGQPGAKGERGPRGPLGPPGLQGPKGEKGFGMPGLPGLKGPPGMHGPPGPIGLPGVGKPGVTGFPGPQGPLGKPGPPGETGPQGPVGVPGVQGPPGVPGVGKPGQDGVPGQPGFPGGKGEQGLPGLPGPPGLPGIGKPGFPGPKGDKGLGGLPGPLGPRGEKGPTGAPGLGGPPGEPGLPGIPGPMGPPGAIGFPGPKGEGGLVGPQGPPGPKGEPGLQGFPGKPGFLGEVGPPGVRGLPGPLGPKGEAGHKGLPGLPGAPGLLGPKGEPGIPGDQGLQGPQGIPGIAGPSGPIGPPGIPGPKGEPGLPGAPGFPGVGKPGVAGLHGPPGKPGALGPQGQPGPPGPPGPPGPPGPPAVMPPTPPPHGEYLPDMGLGIDGVKTPHAYGAKKGKNGGPAYEMPAFTAELTAPFPPVGAPVKFDKLLYNGRQNYNPQTGIFTCEIPGVYYFAYHVHCKGGNVWVALFKNSEPVMYTYDEYKKGFLDQASGSAVLPLRPGDRVFLQMPSEQAAGLYAGQYVHSSFSGYLLYPM from the exons ATGGCGAGGCCGCCTGCCCCTTTGCCGCTGCTGGGAGTTCTCCTCGCCATTTCCTTGGGCTCCGTCAGGCTCACCCAGGCTGGTGCCTACTATGGGATCAAGCCACTGCCACCTCCAGTGCCTCCTCAGATCCCGCCACAAGTTCCACAGTACCAGCCACTGGGGCAGCAAGTTCCTCACATGCCTCTGGGCGCAGATGGCCTCAGCATGGGCAAAGAGCTGCCCCACATGGCCTATGGCAAAGAGTATCCGCATCTCCCCCAGTACATGAAGGAGATCCAGCCGGTGCCGCGGATGGGAAAGGATGTGGCGCCCAAGAGAGGCAAAG AAATACCAATGGCCAGTCTGCGAGGAGAGCCTGGACCCCGAGGAGAGCCTGGGCCCCGAGGACCCCCTGGGCCCCCTGGCTTACCTGGCCATGGGATACCTGGCGTCAAAGGCAAACCAGGCCCTCAGGGATACCCGGGCATCGGGAAGCCAGGTATGCCTGGGATGCCAGGGAAACCCGGAGCCATGGGCATGCCAGGAGCGAAAGGTGAAATCGGGCCCAAAGGGGAGACTGGGCTTATGGGCATCCCAGGACCTCAAGGACCCCCGGGGCCTCACGGACTTCCGGGCATCGGGAAGCCAGGCGGACCAGGGATGCCAGGGCAGCCGGGTGCCAAGGGTGAACGAGGACCCAGAGGGCCACTAGGACCGCCAGGGCTCCAGGGCCCCAAAGGCGAGAAGGGCTTCGGGATGCCCGGGCTGCCCGGCCTCAAGGGCCCTCCTGGGATGCACGGCCCCCCGGGCCCCATAGGACTCCCAGGAGTCGGCAAGCCTGGAGTGACCGGCTTCCCTGGACCCCAGGGCCCTTTGGGAAAGCCGGGCCCTCCAGGGGAAACTGGGCCACAAGGCCCTGTGGGGGTCCCAGGGGTTCAGGGACCTCCTGGGGTACCTGGAGTCGGGAAGCCGGGCCAGGATGGGGTTCCCGGCCAGCCGGGCTTCCCAGGCGGCAAAGGGGAGCAAGGCCTGCCCGGGCTGCCGGGACCCCCGGGCCTTCCCGGCATCGGGAAGCCGGGTTTCCCGGGACCCAAAGGTGACAAGGGCCTGGGCGGGCTGCCGGGACCTCTTGGgccaagaggagagaaaggaccaaCAGGTGCCCCTGGCCTGGGGGGTCCCCCGGGAGAGCCGGGCCTCCCTGGGATCCCAGGCCCCATGGGCCCTCCTGGAGCCATTGGCTTTCCGGGACCCAAAGGTGAAGGGGGGCTTGTGGGACCCCAAGGACCGCCAGGTCCCAAGGGGGAGCCAGGACTTCAGGGCTTCCCAGGAAAGCCGGGTTTCCTCGGAGAAGTAGGGCCGCCTGGCGTTAGGGGCTTGCCAGGGCCTCTGGGCCCAAAGGGGGAGGCGGGGCACAAAGGCTTGCCAGGGCTCCCCGGTGCCCCAGGGCTGCTTGGGCCCAAGGGGGAGCCAGGAATCCCAGGGGACCAGGGCTTACAGGGCCCCCAGGGCATTCCAGGGATCGCAGGCCCCAGTGGCCCCATCGGCCCACCTGGCATCCCGGGCCCCAAAGGGGAGCCAGGCCTCCCCGGGGCCCCCGGGTTCCCTGGCGTAGGGAAGCCCGGAGTCGCAGGACTTCACGGCCCCCCAGGGAAGCCCGGTGCCCTCGGCCCTCAAGGCCAGCCTGGCCCCCCGGGCCCCCCGGGCCCCCCGGGTCCCCCGGGCCCCCCAGCCGTGATGCCACCTACACCACCGCCCCATGGAGAGTACCTGCCAGATATGGGGCTGGGGATCGACGGCGTGAAAACCCCTCATGCCTACGGAGCTAAGAAAGGCAAGAACGGCGGGCCGGCCTACGAGATGCCGGCGTTCACGGCGGAGCTGACGGCACCTTTCCCACCCGTGGGCGCCCCGGTGAAGTTTGACAAACTGCTCTATAACGGTCGGCAGAACTACAACCCCCAGACGGGCATCTTCACCTGCGAGATCCCTGGCGTCTACTATTTCGCCTACCACGTTCACTGCAAGGGGGGCAACGTGTGGGTCGCTCTGTTCAAGAACAGCGAGCCGGTCATGTACACGTATGACGAGTACAAGAAGGGCTTTCTGGACCAGGCCTCTGGTAGTGCCGTGCTGCCGCTCAGGCCCGGGGACCGCGTGTTCCTGCAGATGCCCTCAGAGCAGGCGGCCGGACTGTACGCCGGCCAGTATGTCCACTCCTCCTTTTCAGGGTATTTATTGTATCCCAtgtaa